A single region of the Halorubrum depositum genome encodes:
- a CDS encoding ammonium transporter, which produces MTAGVLASVDPSVLAEGVNLMWVAMVCFLIFFMHAGFAMLEAGQVRAKNVANQLTKNLLTWGIGVLVYFLVGFGIEGVAGGGGFSPASALSDGGWINSWLFGAVFAMTAATIVSGAVAGRAKLRAYVAYTIAISAVIYPVVAGITWGGGFLGGAGLGFTDFAGGMIVHGVGGIAGLTAAYMLGPRMDRYAEDGSTNVIPGHSMTFAVLGTLILAFGWYGFNVGTTATVFSVTESGELALGGYAAVGRVALTTTLGMGAGAVGAALGSVYLTKKVDTLYVANGVLAGLVAVTGIANLATWWGAILVALVCGLQLPLVFEFVSDKMKIDDVCAVFPVHGSAGVIGVIALPFVSINGFSVDVLVSQVIGVVAITAWTVAATAVVFGAFKAVGQARVTSEHERDGLDVSEHGVETYPEFGRANVATDGGPSVVDTTNDSPRADGGEEAGADIKMVTAVVRPDKLGAIKQALAEINAPSLTVTNVSGRGSQPAKKGQWRGEEFTVDLHQKVKVDIVVADIPADEVAEAIADAAKTGEPGDGKVFIMPVEDALQVRTGATGPEAV; this is translated from the coding sequence GTGACGGCCGGCGTACTCGCGAGCGTCGATCCGAGCGTCCTCGCGGAGGGCGTGAACCTGATGTGGGTCGCGATGGTCTGTTTCCTGATCTTCTTCATGCACGCCGGCTTCGCGATGCTCGAGGCGGGGCAGGTGCGTGCGAAGAACGTCGCGAACCAGCTCACCAAGAACCTGCTCACCTGGGGCATCGGCGTCCTCGTGTACTTCCTCGTCGGCTTCGGGATCGAAGGCGTCGCGGGCGGCGGCGGGTTCTCCCCGGCCTCGGCCCTCAGCGACGGCGGCTGGATCAACAGCTGGCTGTTCGGCGCCGTCTTCGCGATGACGGCGGCGACGATCGTCTCCGGCGCGGTCGCGGGACGCGCGAAGCTCCGCGCGTACGTGGCGTACACGATCGCCATCTCCGCGGTCATCTACCCGGTCGTGGCGGGCATCACCTGGGGCGGCGGCTTCCTCGGCGGTGCCGGGCTGGGCTTCACCGACTTCGCGGGCGGAATGATCGTCCACGGCGTCGGCGGCATCGCCGGGCTCACCGCGGCGTACATGCTCGGGCCGCGCATGGACCGCTACGCCGAGGACGGCTCCACGAACGTCATCCCCGGTCACTCGATGACGTTCGCGGTGCTCGGTACCCTCATCCTCGCGTTCGGCTGGTACGGCTTCAACGTCGGCACGACCGCGACCGTGTTCTCGGTCACCGAGTCCGGCGAACTCGCGCTCGGCGGCTACGCCGCCGTCGGTCGCGTCGCGCTGACGACGACGCTCGGCATGGGCGCCGGCGCCGTCGGCGCGGCGCTCGGCTCGGTGTACCTCACGAAGAAGGTCGACACCCTGTACGTCGCCAACGGCGTGCTCGCCGGACTCGTCGCGGTCACCGGGATCGCGAACCTGGCAACCTGGTGGGGCGCCATCCTGGTCGCGCTCGTCTGCGGCCTCCAGCTCCCGCTCGTCTTCGAGTTCGTCTCGGACAAGATGAAGATCGACGACGTCTGCGCCGTCTTCCCGGTCCACGGCTCCGCGGGCGTCATCGGCGTCATCGCGCTCCCGTTCGTCAGTATCAACGGCTTCTCCGTCGACGTGCTCGTCTCGCAGGTGATCGGCGTCGTCGCCATCACGGCGTGGACGGTCGCCGCGACCGCCGTCGTCTTCGGCGCGTTCAAGGCGGTCGGACAGGCCCGCGTCACCTCCGAACACGAGCGCGACGGCCTCGACGTCAGCGAGCACGGCGTCGAGACGTACCCCGAGTTCGGCCGCGCGAACGTCGCGACCGACGGCGGCCCCTCCGTCGTCGACACCACGAACGACTCCCCGCGCGCCGACGGCGGCGAGGAGGCCGGCGCGGACATCAAGATGGTCACCGCGGTCGTCCGCCCCGACAAGCTCGGGGCCATCAAACAGGCGCTCGCGGAGATCAACGCCCCCTCGCTCACCGTGACGAACGTCTCCGGCCGCGGCAGCCAGCCCGCGAAGAAGGGCCAGTGGCGCGGCGAGGAGTTCACCGTCGACCTCCACCAGAAGGTGAAAGTCGATATCGTCGTCGCCGACATCCCGGCCGACGAGGTCGCGGAGGCGATCGCCGACGCCGCGAAGACCGGCGAGCCCGGCGACGGCAAGGTGTTCATCATGCCGGTCGAGGACGCGCTGCAGGTCCGCACCGGCGCGACCGGCCCGGAGGCGGTGTAG
- the hemL gene encoding glutamate-1-semialdehyde 2,1-aminomutase: MNHERSRGLYDRALSVMPGGVNSSVRATMPHPFFVERGDGGHVIDADGNRYVDWVMGYGPLLYGHDLPDPVEAAVQSHVAEGPMYGAPTEIEVEHAEFVARHVPSVESIRFVNSGTEATVSAVRLARGHTDRDKIVVMQGGYHGAQESTLVEGSPGDAHPSTAGIPEEFAQHTLPVPFNDPEAAKEVFAEHGDEIAAVLVEPILANMGIVTPIDGYHETLRELCDDHGALLIFDEVITGFRVGGLGCAQSKFGVTPDVTTFGKIIGGGFPVGAIGGKAEIVEGFTPAGDVFQSGTFSGHPVTMAAGKAGLEYAAENDVYEHVDRLGRKLREGIAEICAERAPEYTVVGTDSMFKTIFTREAPDDPDACCAGGCRQDPDCARYDSCPKTGADVARAATDRWERVFWQEMKENGVFLTANQFECQFTSYAHTEEDVERTLEAYREAL; encoded by the coding sequence ATGAACCACGAGCGCTCCCGGGGGCTGTACGACCGCGCGCTGTCGGTCATGCCCGGCGGGGTCAACTCCTCCGTCCGCGCGACGATGCCGCACCCGTTCTTCGTCGAGCGCGGGGACGGCGGCCACGTGATCGACGCCGACGGCAACCGGTACGTCGACTGGGTGATGGGGTACGGCCCGCTCCTGTACGGCCACGACCTGCCCGACCCGGTGGAGGCGGCGGTCCAGTCGCACGTCGCGGAGGGGCCGATGTACGGCGCGCCCACGGAGATCGAGGTCGAGCACGCCGAGTTCGTGGCGCGCCACGTCCCGAGCGTCGAGTCGATCCGGTTCGTCAACTCGGGGACGGAGGCGACGGTGTCGGCGGTGCGGCTCGCGCGCGGCCACACCGACCGCGACAAGATCGTCGTCATGCAGGGCGGCTATCACGGCGCCCAGGAGTCGACGCTCGTCGAGGGGTCGCCGGGCGACGCACACCCCTCCACGGCGGGCATCCCCGAGGAGTTCGCGCAACACACCCTCCCGGTCCCGTTCAACGACCCGGAGGCGGCGAAGGAGGTGTTCGCGGAGCACGGCGACGAGATCGCCGCCGTCCTCGTCGAGCCGATCCTCGCCAACATGGGGATCGTGACGCCGATCGACGGCTACCACGAGACGCTCCGGGAGCTGTGTGACGACCACGGAGCGCTCCTGATCTTCGACGAGGTGATCACCGGATTCCGCGTCGGCGGCCTCGGCTGCGCGCAGTCGAAGTTCGGCGTCACGCCCGACGTCACCACGTTCGGCAAGATCATCGGGGGCGGGTTTCCGGTGGGCGCGATCGGCGGGAAAGCGGAGATCGTCGAGGGGTTCACGCCCGCGGGCGACGTGTTCCAGTCCGGCACCTTCTCGGGGCATCCGGTGACGATGGCCGCCGGAAAGGCCGGGCTGGAGTACGCCGCCGAGAACGACGTGTACGAGCACGTCGACCGGCTCGGCCGGAAGCTCCGCGAGGGGATCGCCGAGATCTGCGCGGAGCGGGCGCCCGAGTACACCGTCGTCGGCACCGACTCGATGTTCAAGACGATCTTCACCCGCGAGGCGCCCGACGACCCGGACGCCTGCTGCGCGGGCGGCTGTCGGCAGGACCCCGACTGCGCCCGGTACGACTCGTGTCCGAAGACGGGCGCCGACGTCGCCCGCGCCGCGACCGACCGCTGGGAGCGCGTGTTCTGGCAGGAGATGAAAGAGAACGGCGTCTTCCTCACCGCCAACCAGTTCGAGTGCCAGTTCACCTCCTACGCGCACACGGAGGAGGACGTCGAGCGGACGCTAGAGGCGTATCGAGAGGCCCTGTAG